The nucleotide window TTATGACACATTTtcgtttttaagttaaaataacaatgtatcCCGTTACATACGGAAGGCTTAACGCCGattgtaatatttagtaaaaatcaaTCTTTACAACGTTTCtgaaaatcaatcaaatcaatacCACAATGAAATATTTGCACTAATATATGAAAAGTACACACAAACATagaagcatttgattgtgtagtaCACGAAACGCTTTTGTAAAAGCTCAAATATTACGGTGTTAAAGCTGTAAGCTCATGCGTCATGCTAAAGTCAAGGAGTACAACGACTTTTCATTAATAGAATTGTCTTCTAGATATAGATCTAAAAGACTATTAGCATAGACTAACGATGGTTGTTCCACAAGATTCAAGTTAAGGCCCTTATCTTTTTGATTGATgatttagttttgaatgctaaaaaaacaaaatgcgtCGTTTTTATTCTACCTAATGAAAGaaaccaaaattttaaaataacaataacttaacaatagCTCTCTCGATGTAATCGATGCAACAGTGTTTTTAGGAATAACATTATATTCTTAACTTCAGTGGAATCTTCATTTACTGTTCCTAACAGGAAGACTCACTTCCGCGGCGTACGCTCTTAGAAAAGTTACACAACTAACTGATATCGATAGCGTTGGTCTAgcatattttggttattttcatagtattatgtcatttggcatattactttggggtaacgctaCAAACATGGACTTAAATACCGGTAAAAATCAGTAACGTTATCCTTGCAAGTGCGTAATAACGTTATGTTTTAGAGAAACGATATAGAATAACGATATTATACAATGCTTAGCAAGTATAACGTTATAAATACGTTACgatacatttgtaaataaatcgtttctaaattatttttaatgaaaataataacgttATGATTTATTGTTCTATACCATCTCTTTCACTCAATACTGCTTACTCATTTTTACGTATGTTCCAACGAACACGATGAAAATAACTAAGCGAGTAGCTAAAATTTGAATGGCGACTAGTTTTACTTAATTAGATTTGGCAACGTCGCgtttttatagttatagtaACGTTATTTTGCTGTCGTCATTTCTTTATGATACTCATAAAacgttatacaaaatattgaaaacgatATGTCGGTTGAGGTACCGATACTATTTGTAACGTTATTATATCGTTATAAATTCCGTTATAGATAACGTTTTAAGTCCCTGGCTACAAATATGGAGGCCCATTTCTCTTCAGTCTAATTATAATGGTCACGCGCAAGTCTTAAACGAGTTTGTCTGTGGGCTGCTAACTGCTTTGGACTATTTGATGGTCTAAGTCAGGATTGCCGCTTCCTTAAGCCTCCTTATTATTTCGTACACTCACATTTATACCGCGCATTTAATTCAGCTCAGTTTTGATGTTTACTGACGTGAGGAATCCATCTCGTAGggaagttgaaacaataaatctGTCACCACGAGTTCTGCCTACAAACCTTCGGTACACTCTAGAAAACGtagacaaatttaaatttctagcaATCGTTGGTTGATCCAATCCTTGTTCGGAcgaagtatttatatttgtggtaataaaacttttgttaagtttaaaaaactaataatcaatcatattggtaaaaataattaaaaaaaaaaaacaaacgatttcatttcaaatcaaatcaaatgtattttattcaattaaacttcacaatgaagcgtttttgaatcgtcagtatttaaacactaccaccgtttcggaaagcaacctccagcgagaagaaacgacaagaaactcgcatagtagTTCTTTTTAAATAGACAGCATTACCATTCTGTTTTTCACAATTAGTGTTCAATtagtcctgtgatggaacccaaACCTAAATCCACCTTTACTATGCATAAATTTTATCCTTCCGGCTATTATTTGATCTTTTACCGCATTTCTATttttctaatttgtttttttttttatggtttatgGACAGTCTCGTTATCTTCATTTAGTTTAATCTAAAAGTTTGCATACTTATCAAAACATTAATTCGATAATAATTCTGAACCTTAATGGAGTTTATGAGTACCATCTTTAACAAGATGTCagaaattgatataataagtacttctttgttgaaataaaaacaagtaaatcTATTCACAGAGCGTTTTTATTTGACATGAGGATAACGTCGTCATCGTCGTCGTCGTCTTCGTGTTTAGATGAAGCCGCCACAGCCGCAACCAGCACGGTTAAGTCCAGCCAGTGGACCGATACCGTAACCGAAAGCACCGTAGCCGATTCCGTCAATAGCACCATAAGGGCCAAGGCCGTAGCCTAGTGGGCCAGCAATACCAGCGGGGGCAATTTCTTCCAAAATGGCGACGGCACCGTTACCGCATCCGTAGTTGACAGCACCTGCACCAGCAGTTGGCAGAACACCTTCCAGACCAACGGTTCCCAAGAAAGGTAAAGCACCGGCGACTGCTAGAGCTCCTTCAATAGCGTTTTCTGAGAGCACAGACACTCCGTTTGGTGGGATAGGAGAAGCACTTGACACACCGAGACCACCACCGCTAGAGGCTGGGATCCCAGCAACACCGCAACCACAACCACCAGCCAGAGGAGCGCCGAGACCGTAAGGTGCAGCAGCGGCCAAGGGAGCACCCCATCCCCATCCAGCTCCGTTGCATTGTCCAGCGATAGACtaccaataaaatacaaattaatatttcgtcacattaacgttttaaaatgaaaaagcaGATCcgtaaatgatattattactacaaacattataatttaaacttgatGAATAAATTTCCCGCCAGCAAATGAAAAAgtattagtaaaaaaagtaaGTGAAATTTGTGCAGTAAAAATAACGGTATTTACCTGATATCAAACTTATAAAGCAGTTTATTCATATGCATAtactttatttggtggtagggctttgtgcaagcccgtctaggtaggtgccacccactcatcagatattctaccgccaaataacagtactctgtattgttgtgttccggttagaagggtgagtaagccagtgtaatcacaggcacaagggacataacatcttagttcccgaggttggtggcgcataggtgatgtaagcaatggttaatatttcttacagcgcctttgtctatgggcggtggtgaccacttaccatcaggtggcccatatgctcgtccgccaaccaatgccataaaaaaaaatggtaaataataattgtgactGCGAAGTTTCTACTAAATTACCTGGATCAAGAGCGCCTGAGCGCAGACCAAAAGTGCAGCCTTGAACATGTTGACCTTTTGAATGCAAACTTGACAATATCTCAGAAAAATACGAACTGGTTTTTATATCGAATGCATGGTGGAAAAACGTTATCAAAGTGAGTTATAATGCTGATTCCGCCATGCATGATGTAACAATATGTGACATGCAAACGCCAATAGGTCATTGATTTAGATAATAGACGCACGTATGGCCACAGCCTTAGATGTGAAAAATGTTTTGGCATTTCCAAAACCGCCAATTTACTTGCATTCTTAAGAAAGGTAAAATTAGTAGAAACTTCATTTGCCATtcggtaaattaattaataattaattattattcttttaagcAAGtgagaatcaaaatcaaaatctactcAATTCAAGCTTTACAAGAACTGttcaatcgtcattttacataactatattaagtaGGCTACCGCtagttcgaaatgtagattttaccgagaagaaccggtaagaaactcagtagttttcaatatataatatatggcaGGATacatcctgcctgaaagtcaaccaGTAATATTTCtagattattttatcatttatataatcgtgtattgaataatatgcttatttattataattttttaacaaatgattcgAATTCATGAATCGGCAAGGTGTAAAAAGGTATCCGCAGAATTTTATTATGGAAACGCacaccttgccccaagaagattttattgactttgcggagtcggaaacttggaaTAATAAGCTACTCCTTACGTATCGTATTCACTgattccaaataaataaaataaaagccgataattaaattttataacaacatcTTAATAAACATCCCACCTAACGAAGGAGAACAATCATTTTTAGCTTATTTGCAGTTTCAAATCACTCTGATGTTGTTCAGAATTTCTTAATGTTTGATAATATGTAATgcaaaatagtaaattaaaattattattgaaacacGTTTTGCAATTGcgacataaatattatctattcatatttatagtGGTAAATATATAAGCGCTGTGTGACTCCTCATAGTCATTGTATATTCAGGTGCTTGAATACACACCAAGCATCATGTCTACTTTCGCTTTCCTCCTGCT belongs to Vanessa tameamea isolate UH-Manoa-2023 chromosome 28, ilVanTame1 primary haplotype, whole genome shotgun sequence and includes:
- the LOC135194246 gene encoding chorion class B protein PC10-like, with protein sequence MFKAALLVCAQALLIQSIAGQCNGAGWGWGAPLAAAAPYGLGAPLAGGCGCGVAGIPASSGGGLGVSSASPIPPNGVSVLSENAIEGALAVAGALPFLGTVGLEGVLPTAGAGAVNYGCGNGAVAILEEIAPAGIAGPLGYGLGPYGAIDGIGYGAFGYGIGPLAGLNRAGCGCGGFI